The Rhodococcus sp. X156 genome window below encodes:
- a CDS encoding acyl-CoA dehydrogenase family protein — protein MDFDDTPDEAAWRESVRSFITAHRDELGHRGARNGRDDVPAAKASQACMFDGGFVGVTWPVEYGGQGGTPMQQAIVDQEMARAGVPSLINLIGIGMCGPTVIAHGSDDQKQRYLQRLLRSDDIWCQLFSEPASGSDLAALRTKAVQDDNGDWHVTGQKVWTTGAQIADYGILLTRTNPDVAKHKGLTMFVVDMHAPGVTVRPLRQMSGGADFNEVFFDDVVIPDSERLGDVDNGWRVALTTLMSERLSLGGGGTDIGVGIDAVIEHSANRLSSLSSDQQALARQELGRAYVASLGIRYTGYRQLSAISRGESPGPEASAGKLAGTVASRAMASYAVRLLGQEGVFARTADGSDTWQHLEAVLPGMAIAGGTDQVLRNVLGERVLGLPTEPRSDKNAPVKSAPAGGQQ, from the coding sequence ATGGACTTCGACGACACCCCGGACGAGGCGGCGTGGCGCGAGAGCGTGCGCAGCTTCATCACCGCCCACCGCGACGAGCTGGGGCACCGCGGCGCCCGCAACGGCCGTGACGACGTCCCCGCGGCCAAGGCCTCCCAGGCGTGCATGTTCGACGGCGGCTTCGTCGGCGTCACCTGGCCGGTGGAGTACGGCGGCCAGGGCGGCACCCCCATGCAGCAGGCCATCGTGGACCAGGAGATGGCCCGCGCCGGGGTCCCCTCGCTGATCAACCTCATCGGCATCGGCATGTGCGGACCCACCGTCATCGCCCATGGCAGCGACGACCAGAAGCAGCGCTACCTGCAGCGCCTGCTGCGCAGCGACGACATCTGGTGCCAGCTGTTCAGCGAGCCCGCCTCCGGCAGCGACCTGGCTGCCCTGCGCACCAAGGCCGTGCAGGACGACAACGGCGACTGGCACGTCACCGGCCAGAAGGTCTGGACCACCGGCGCCCAGATCGCCGACTACGGCATCCTGCTCACCCGCACCAACCCCGACGTGGCCAAGCACAAGGGCCTGACGATGTTCGTGGTGGACATGCACGCCCCGGGCGTCACCGTCCGCCCGCTGCGCCAGATGAGCGGCGGCGCCGACTTCAACGAGGTCTTCTTCGACGACGTGGTCATCCCGGACAGCGAGCGCCTCGGCGACGTCGACAACGGCTGGCGCGTCGCGCTCACCACCCTGATGAGCGAGCGGCTCTCCCTCGGCGGTGGCGGCACCGACATCGGAGTGGGCATCGACGCGGTCATCGAGCACTCCGCCAACCGGCTCAGCAGCCTCTCCAGCGACCAGCAGGCGCTGGCCCGCCAGGAGCTCGGCCGGGCCTACGTGGCGTCGCTGGGCATCCGCTACACCGGCTACCGCCAGCTCTCCGCGATCAGCCGCGGCGAGTCCCCCGGCCCGGAGGCCAGCGCCGGCAAGCTCGCCGGCACCGTGGCCTCCCGCGCGATGGCCAGCTACGCAGTGCGCCTGCTCGGGCAGGAGGGTGTCTTCGCCCGTACCGCCGACGGCTCCGACACCTGGCAGCACCTGGAGGCGGTGCTGCCCGGCATGGCCATCGCCGGCGGCACCGACCAGGTGCTGCGCAACGTGCTCGGCGAGCGCGTCCTGGGTCTGCCCACCGAGCCGCGCTCGGACAAGAACGCCCCCGTGAAGTCAGCTCCCGCAGGAGGACAGCAGTGA
- a CDS encoding DUF5343 domain-containing protein codes for MPSIEFVFNYSPGKLEEFIKKLQSVGTPEKMTTDFPKSIGFGSSHARSFPTVLKYAGLLDSSGQPNDAYKKGLRGGQPGRRLVGKAIAKAYKPLFDVYPQADSQTDSDLVTVVKSNSDLNDEKAGLVVKTFKVLCKFGDFGTANAEHDELPGSDAKGADDEALQRRHPRNGNSGSVVINVNIALSVDATSDPAVYDAFFAAMANHLGGLTDGS; via the coding sequence ATGCCGTCAATCGAGTTCGTCTTCAACTACAGCCCAGGCAAACTGGAAGAGTTCATCAAAAAGCTTCAGTCCGTCGGCACACCCGAGAAGATGACGACTGACTTTCCTAAGTCGATCGGCTTCGGCTCGTCGCACGCGCGAAGCTTTCCCACCGTGTTGAAGTACGCAGGGTTGCTAGATTCTTCTGGTCAACCGAACGACGCTTACAAGAAAGGTCTTCGCGGTGGGCAGCCTGGGCGACGCTTGGTTGGGAAGGCAATCGCGAAGGCGTACAAGCCGTTGTTTGATGTGTACCCGCAGGCAGATAGCCAGACGGACTCCGACCTTGTTACGGTCGTCAAGAGTAATTCAGACTTGAATGACGAGAAGGCCGGACTGGTCGTCAAGACGTTCAAGGTGCTCTGCAAATTCGGCGACTTCGGAACTGCCAACGCTGAACACGACGAGTTGCCCGGCAGCGATGCCAAGGGTGCGGATGACGAGGCTCTGCAGCGCCGTCATCCGCGCAACGGCAACTCTGGCAGTGTTGTGATAAATGTGAACATCGCCTTGTCAGTTGATGCCACAAGCGATCCGGCCGTCTACGACGCATTTTTCGCCGCAATGGCGAATCACCTCGGCGGCCTGACGGATGGCAGCTAG
- a CDS encoding acyl-CoA dehydrogenase family protein, with protein sequence MNFDLDDDQRVFAEAARDFFTGTASPADARKSLDGDAPTAPGRQAIADIGFYGITVPEAAGGAGQSVLDLAVVAEQAGRVLAGPSLVTAARASVLLEGDDKRLAGLADGSVSYAVVDAPGAPALDAATATRFLSRDGDDLVLSSGTVTVGDPIDPTRGLGTVELTDSEVIASGIGERWDRAERVARIILAAEGLGAAARAVEMGVAYAKEREAFGRQIGSYQAIKHMLVDSFVGVEQLRSLVWWAAWTADESAAELPLAAASAKASAAGVLEQAAETLIQVHGGIGFTWEHDAHLYWRRAKVDRLLLGDAASAFDEVARLALASAPTNAPDPAPVELEPTTAS encoded by the coding sequence GTGAACTTCGACCTCGACGACGACCAGCGGGTGTTCGCCGAGGCGGCCCGTGACTTCTTCACCGGCACCGCCTCCCCCGCCGACGCGCGCAAGAGCCTGGACGGCGACGCCCCGACCGCGCCCGGCCGCCAGGCCATCGCCGACATCGGCTTCTACGGCATCACCGTGCCGGAGGCCGCCGGCGGCGCCGGGCAGAGCGTGCTCGACCTCGCCGTGGTGGCCGAGCAGGCCGGGCGCGTGCTCGCCGGGCCGTCGCTGGTGACCGCCGCCCGGGCGTCCGTGCTGCTGGAGGGCGACGACAAGCGCCTCGCCGGCCTGGCCGACGGCTCGGTCTCCTACGCCGTGGTGGACGCCCCCGGCGCGCCGGCGCTCGACGCCGCCACCGCCACCCGCTTCCTCAGCCGCGACGGCGACGACCTGGTGCTCTCCTCGGGCACCGTCACCGTGGGCGACCCCATCGACCCCACCCGCGGCCTGGGCACCGTGGAGCTCACCGACTCCGAGGTGATCGCCTCCGGCATCGGCGAGCGCTGGGACCGGGCCGAGCGGGTGGCTCGGATCATCCTGGCCGCCGAGGGCCTGGGTGCGGCCGCCCGCGCGGTGGAGATGGGTGTGGCCTACGCCAAGGAGCGCGAGGCCTTCGGCCGCCAGATCGGCTCCTACCAGGCCATCAAGCACATGCTGGTGGACTCCTTCGTGGGGGTGGAGCAGCTGCGCTCGCTGGTGTGGTGGGCGGCGTGGACGGCTGACGAGTCAGCCGCCGAGCTGCCGCTGGCCGCCGCCTCGGCCAAGGCCTCCGCGGCCGGGGTGCTGGAGCAGGCCGCCGAGACGCTGATCCAGGTGCACGGGGGCATCGGCTTCACCTGGGAGCACGACGCCCACCTGTACTGGCGCCGTGCCAAGGTGGACCGGCTGCTGCTGGGCGACGCCGCCAGCGCCTTCGACGAGGTGGCGCGCCTCGCGCTGGCCTCGGCCCCCACCAACGCCCCGGACCCGGCGCCGGTGGAGCTGGAGCCGACCACCGCCAGCTGA
- the treZ gene encoding malto-oligosyltrehalose trehalohydrolase, with the protein MTETAAAQTFDAWPFDVWAPTPQSVRVVVDGTEHPMQRDDDGWWHADVAGAGPGSRYGFLLDDDPTPIPDPRSPRQPEGVHALSQVHRLDPAAWTDGLWGGQQLAGACLYELHVGTFTPEGTFDAAIAKLDHLVDLGVTMVELMPLNGVNGTHNWGYDGVLWYTVHEPYGGPDGLQRFVDACHRRGLGVAVDVVYNHLGPSGNYLERFGPYLSEAGGNSWGRSINLSGASSGQVRRYIIDNALRWMREFHVDGLRLDAVHALVDESAIHLLEELAVETEALSTHLRRPLTLIAESDLNDPRLVTPRAAGGYGLTAQWDDDIHHAIHAAVSGERQGYYADFGSMDCLASTLQHAYFHAATFSSFRGRVHGREVDVRTTPGYRFLAYTSDHDQVGNRAIGDRPSAYLSHGMLAVSAALVLCSPYTPMLFMGEEWGASTPFQFFTSHPEPELGEATAAGRKREFAEHGWDAEEIPDPQDPETFHRSTLDWSEVTVGRHAELLQVYRDLLALRRERPELSDPWLADLRVDFDEDERWIVLHRGSLRVACNLSTNPVTVPVAGRTLLASTAVTARGAQTELAPESFAILAT; encoded by the coding sequence GTGACCGAAACCGCTGCCGCCCAGACCTTTGACGCCTGGCCCTTCGACGTGTGGGCACCCACCCCGCAGTCCGTCCGCGTCGTGGTCGACGGCACCGAGCACCCCATGCAGCGCGACGACGACGGCTGGTGGCACGCCGACGTGGCCGGCGCCGGCCCCGGCAGCCGCTACGGGTTCCTGCTCGACGACGACCCCACCCCCATCCCGGACCCGCGCTCGCCGCGCCAGCCCGAGGGCGTGCACGCGCTGTCCCAGGTGCACCGGCTCGACCCTGCGGCCTGGACCGACGGCCTCTGGGGCGGCCAGCAGCTGGCCGGGGCCTGCCTGTACGAGCTGCACGTGGGCACCTTCACTCCCGAGGGCACCTTCGACGCCGCCATCGCCAAGCTGGACCACCTGGTGGACCTGGGCGTCACCATGGTGGAGCTGATGCCGCTCAACGGCGTCAACGGCACGCACAACTGGGGCTACGACGGCGTGCTCTGGTACACCGTGCACGAGCCCTACGGCGGCCCGGACGGCCTGCAGCGCTTCGTGGACGCCTGTCACCGCCGGGGCCTGGGCGTGGCCGTCGACGTGGTCTACAACCACCTCGGTCCGTCCGGCAACTACCTGGAGCGCTTCGGTCCCTACCTGTCCGAGGCCGGTGGCAACAGCTGGGGCCGCAGCATCAACCTGTCCGGGGCGTCCTCGGGCCAGGTGCGCCGCTACATCATCGACAACGCGCTGCGCTGGATGCGCGAGTTCCACGTGGACGGGCTGCGCCTGGACGCCGTGCACGCGCTGGTGGACGAGTCGGCCATCCACCTGCTGGAGGAGCTGGCGGTGGAGACCGAGGCGCTGTCGACGCACCTGCGCCGCCCGCTCACCCTCATCGCCGAGAGCGACCTCAACGACCCGCGGCTGGTCACTCCCCGCGCCGCCGGCGGCTACGGCCTCACCGCGCAGTGGGACGACGACATCCACCACGCCATCCACGCGGCGGTCAGCGGCGAGCGACAGGGCTACTACGCCGACTTCGGCAGCATGGACTGCCTGGCCAGCACGCTGCAGCACGCCTACTTCCACGCCGCCACGTTCTCCAGCTTCCGCGGCCGGGTGCACGGCCGGGAGGTCGACGTCCGCACCACGCCGGGCTACCGCTTCCTGGCCTACACCTCCGACCACGACCAGGTGGGCAACCGGGCCATCGGCGACCGGCCCTCGGCGTACCTGTCGCACGGGATGCTGGCGGTCAGCGCGGCGCTGGTGCTGTGCTCGCCCTACACGCCGATGCTGTTCATGGGCGAGGAGTGGGGCGCGTCCACCCCGTTCCAGTTCTTCACCTCCCACCCCGAGCCCGAGCTGGGCGAGGCCACCGCGGCTGGGCGCAAGCGCGAGTTCGCCGAGCACGGCTGGGACGCCGAGGAGATCCCCGACCCGCAGGACCCGGAGACCTTCCACCGGTCCACGCTGGACTGGTCGGAGGTGACCGTGGGCCGCCACGCCGAGCTGCTGCAGGTCTACCGCGACCTGCTGGCGCTGCGGCGGGAGCGCCCCGAGCTGAGCGACCCGTGGCTGGCGGACCTGCGGGTCGACTTCGACGAGGACGAGCGCTGGATCGTGCTGCACCGCGGGTCGCTGCGGGTGGCGTGCAACCTCAGCACCAACCCGGTGACCGTGCCGGTGGCCGGGCGCACCCTGCTGGCCTCCACCGCGGTCACCGCGCGGGGGGCGCAGACCGAGCTGGCGCCGGAGTCGTTCGCGATCCTGGCGACCTGA
- a CDS encoding cytochrome P450 → MTVTWTTPTDIDLSDQEFWGRPPAEREAAFALLRRQAPFSFHAEPVVPFIPEGPGYYAVTRHADVDAISSQPAVFCSGQGAISIADMPAELTEFYGSVISMDDPRHAKIRRIVARAFTPKMLESVMDSVEVLATELVARARRLAEDGDGTFDLVAEVAAPLPLRVICDMMGVPETEHELVLRCTNIILSGGDPEFIADENEAVRISLEAGGELAGLMTRLAAERAETPTQDLTSALVHAEVDGERLTHQEIASFFILLCVAGNETTRTAISQGVLALSEFPDQRDRWMADPGLTKTAVEEIVRWATPVIWMRRTATRDVELSGRQFRAGDKFLLFYSSANRDEDVFADPYTLDLGRSPNPHLGFGGRGPHFCLGANLARREIAVTFRTLFAQVPHLQVVGEPPRLRSSFINGIKNLPVSLRA, encoded by the coding sequence GTGACCGTGACGTGGACGACGCCGACCGACATCGACCTCTCCGACCAGGAGTTCTGGGGTCGGCCCCCGGCGGAGCGGGAGGCGGCCTTCGCGCTGCTGCGCAGGCAGGCGCCGTTCTCCTTCCACGCCGAGCCGGTGGTCCCGTTCATCCCCGAGGGGCCGGGCTATTACGCCGTCACCCGGCACGCCGACGTGGACGCGATCAGCTCGCAGCCGGCGGTGTTCTGCTCCGGCCAGGGGGCGATCTCCATCGCGGACATGCCCGCCGAGCTGACGGAGTTCTACGGCTCGGTGATCAGCATGGACGACCCCCGCCACGCCAAGATCCGACGCATCGTGGCACGAGCGTTCACGCCCAAGATGCTGGAGTCGGTGATGGACAGCGTGGAGGTGCTGGCCACCGAGCTGGTGGCCAGGGCGCGCCGGCTGGCCGAGGACGGGGACGGCACCTTCGACCTGGTGGCGGAGGTGGCAGCGCCGCTGCCGCTGCGGGTCATCTGCGACATGATGGGTGTGCCGGAGACGGAGCACGAGCTGGTGCTGCGGTGCACCAACATCATTCTCTCTGGCGGCGACCCGGAGTTCATCGCCGACGAGAACGAGGCGGTGCGGATCTCGCTGGAGGCCGGTGGCGAGCTGGCGGGGCTGATGACCCGGCTGGCGGCCGAGCGGGCGGAGACGCCCACCCAGGACCTGACGTCGGCGTTGGTGCACGCCGAGGTGGACGGCGAGCGCCTGACCCACCAGGAGATCGCGTCGTTCTTCATCCTGCTGTGCGTGGCGGGCAACGAGACCACCCGCACGGCCATCAGCCAGGGTGTGCTGGCGCTGAGCGAGTTCCCCGACCAGCGTGACCGGTGGATGGCTGACCCGGGGCTGACCAAGACCGCGGTGGAGGAGATCGTCCGGTGGGCCACCCCGGTGATCTGGATGCGCCGCACCGCCACCCGGGACGTGGAGCTGAGCGGGCGGCAGTTCCGCGCTGGCGACAAGTTCCTGCTGTTCTACAGCTCGGCCAACCGCGACGAGGACGTCTTCGCCGACCCGTACACGCTGGACCTCGGTCGCAGCCCCAACCCGCACCTGGGCTTCGGCGGCCGGGGCCCGCACTTCTGCCTGGGGGCCAACCTGGCCCGGCGCGAGATCGCGGTGACCTTCCGGACGCTGTTCGCGCAGGTGCCGCACCTGCAGGTGGTGGGGGAGCCACCGCGGCTGCGCTCGTCGTTCATCAACGGCATCAAGAACCTGCCGGTGTCGCTGCGCGCCTAG
- a CDS encoding glutamate decarboxylase, translating to MAERRPYIPVNPLFARPGERTHAPRFQLADDGMMPETAYQVAHDETMLDGNARRNLATFVTTWMDDHARRLYAETVDKNMIDKDEYPQTAAIEESCWRILADLWHAPDPHDTIGTSTLGSSEACMLGGLALKRRWQQARRAAGRSTERPNLVMSSAVQVCWEKFCNYFEVEPRLVPITEEHKTLDGHYLDQHVDENTIGVVAIMGVTYTGMYEPVAEICAALDALQARTGLDVPVHVDGASGAMIAPFLQPELVWDFRLERVHSINTSGHKYGLVYPGLGWVVWRSTDKLPEDLVFRVSYLGGQMPTFALNFSRPGAQVVLQLYNFLRLGRSGYTQVQQASQDVARHLADGVGRLDAFELWNDGSDIPVFAWRLRSGHTDKWNLYHLADRLRTRGWLVPAYPMPDDLTDLTVERIVVRNGLSMDVADLLLEDIERETRYLDRLTAPMPSAAQHPGFHH from the coding sequence ATGGCCGAGCGGCGTCCCTACATCCCGGTCAACCCGCTGTTCGCCCGGCCCGGGGAGCGCACGCATGCGCCGCGGTTCCAGCTGGCCGACGACGGGATGATGCCGGAGACGGCCTACCAGGTCGCCCACGACGAGACGATGCTCGACGGCAACGCCCGGCGGAACCTGGCCACCTTCGTCACCACCTGGATGGACGACCACGCGCGCCGGCTCTACGCCGAGACCGTCGACAAGAACATGATCGACAAGGACGAGTACCCCCAGACGGCGGCCATCGAGGAGAGCTGCTGGCGCATCTTGGCCGACCTCTGGCACGCGCCTGACCCGCACGACACCATCGGCACCTCCACCCTGGGCTCCTCGGAGGCCTGCATGCTGGGCGGGCTGGCGCTCAAGCGGCGCTGGCAGCAGGCGCGCCGCGCCGCCGGGAGGTCCACCGAGCGCCCCAACCTGGTGATGAGCTCCGCGGTGCAGGTGTGCTGGGAGAAGTTCTGCAACTACTTCGAGGTGGAGCCCCGGCTCGTGCCCATCACCGAGGAGCACAAGACCCTCGACGGGCACTACCTGGACCAGCACGTGGACGAGAACACCATCGGCGTGGTGGCGATCATGGGGGTCACCTACACCGGCATGTACGAGCCGGTGGCCGAGATCTGCGCCGCCCTGGACGCCCTGCAGGCCCGCACGGGCCTGGACGTGCCGGTGCACGTGGACGGCGCTTCTGGGGCGATGATCGCGCCGTTCCTGCAGCCGGAGCTGGTGTGGGACTTCCGGCTGGAGCGGGTGCACTCCATCAACACCTCCGGGCACAAGTACGGCCTGGTGTACCCCGGGCTGGGCTGGGTGGTGTGGCGCTCGACCGACAAGCTGCCCGAGGACCTCGTCTTCCGGGTCAGCTACCTGGGCGGGCAGATGCCGACCTTCGCGCTGAACTTCTCCCGGCCCGGCGCGCAGGTGGTGCTGCAGCTCTACAACTTCCTGCGGCTGGGGCGCAGCGGCTACACCCAGGTGCAGCAGGCCTCGCAGGACGTGGCCCGGCACCTCGCCGACGGGGTGGGGCGGCTGGATGCCTTCGAGCTGTGGAACGACGGCTCCGACATCCCCGTCTTCGCGTGGCGGCTGCGGTCGGGCCACACCGACAAGTGGAACCTCTACCACCTCGCCGACCGGCTGCGCACCCGTGGCTGGCTGGTGCCGGCATACCCGATGCCCGACGACCTGACCGACCTCACCGTGGAGCGGATCGTGGTGCGCAACGGGCTGAGCATGGACGTGGCCGACCTCCTGCTGGAGGACATCGAGCGGGAGACGCGCTACCTCGACCGGCTCACCGCGCCCATGCCGTCGGCGGCGCAGCACCCGGGGTTCCACCACTAG